The following coding sequences are from one Parabacteroides pacaensis window:
- a CDS encoding SGNH/GDSL hydrolase family protein, which produces MKTKNVSRWLFLLVMCLSSSLFVMNAQNKDWANLKKYEKDNDRVSQLPQSERNVVFMGNSITEGWVNTHPEFFTLNKYIGRGISGQTSYQFLVRFREDVIRLSPQVVVINAATNDVAENTGPYNEDYTFGNIVSMVELAKANKIKVILTTTLPASSFGWNPAIKDAPQKIKALNARVKAYAKKNKIPYVDYYSAMVTGDGMNPNYSKDGVHPTLEGYYVMEGLIKPVISKLVK; this is translated from the coding sequence ATGAAAACGAAAAATGTATCACGTTGGCTATTCCTGTTGGTTATGTGTTTGAGTTCTTCTTTGTTTGTTATGAATGCGCAGAATAAAGATTGGGCGAATCTGAAAAAGTACGAAAAAGACAATGATCGTGTAAGTCAGTTGCCACAGAGTGAAAGGAATGTTGTATTTATGGGAAATTCCATTACGGAAGGTTGGGTAAATACGCATCCGGAGTTTTTTACATTGAACAAGTACATAGGTCGTGGCATCAGCGGTCAAACCTCTTATCAGTTTTTGGTGCGTTTCCGCGAAGATGTAATCCGCCTTTCTCCGCAAGTAGTGGTGATTAATGCGGCAACAAACGATGTGGCAGAAAATACCGGCCCTTATAACGAAGATTATACTTTCGGTAATATCGTTTCTATGGTAGAACTGGCTAAAGCCAATAAAATTAAAGTGATCCTGACTACCACTTTGCCTGCGTCTTCTTTTGGTTGGAATCCTGCCATAAAAGATGCCCCGCAAAAGATTAAAGCTTTAAATGCCCGCGTCAAGGCCTATGCAAAAAAGAATAAAATTCCTTATGTAGATTATTATTCGGCTATGGTAACAGGCGATGGGATGAATCCTAATTATTCTAAAGATGGTGTTCACCCTACCTTGGAAGGATATTATGTGATGGAAGGACTGATTAAGCCTGTTATTAGTAAATTGGTGAAATAA
- a CDS encoding DUF1622 domain-containing protein, which yields MLTHFLNLLATIISVTSLLVVTYGAFIGILSFLKNEIARFTGNYSPTNIRKLRVTFGTYLLLGLEFLIASDILKTVLEPTLNELAILGGIVILRTILSIFLNKEIKDLEVEEDKK from the coding sequence ATGCTTACACACTTTTTAAATTTGCTGGCAACCATCATAAGCGTTACGAGTCTTCTTGTGGTTACCTATGGAGCATTCATAGGCATCCTATCTTTTTTAAAAAATGAAATTGCGCGGTTCACGGGTAACTATTCTCCCACTAATATCCGTAAATTACGCGTTACTTTCGGAACTTACCTACTTTTAGGATTAGAATTTCTTATCGCTTCGGATATTTTGAAAACCGTATTGGAACCTACTTTAAACGAATTAGCTATTTTAGGCGGCATAGTAATTTTGAGAACTATCTTATCCATTTTTCTCAATAAAGAGATTAAAGATCTGGAAGTAGAAGAAGATAAGAAGTAA